The sequence tctctctaaaccatatacctttgactaatcaggaaactatcacctcgaaaacaaaacgtttattccgttccgtattttatctaacgggtggcatccatgagtctaaatattcctgttacattgcacaaccttcaatgttgtcataattacgtaaagttctggcaaattagttcgcaaagagccaggcggcccaaactgttgcatataccctgactctgcgtgcaatgaacgccgatttcaagttttcataacaatcggaaatcggtatttttgggcgccgatttgtcTTTTYTTTTTCATCTTTAGTGTCCTCTAGTGTCAATAGCCTGATGGAACTGTTTTGTTTGGGGGTTGGGATGTTCACATGTGCTCCTATAGCAAAGACTTGAAAAACAGACTCTGTTTCATCTtcaatgtaaatgttttggtcACCTCTCCCTAAAACATCTGACCTCTTTTCACctccatttaaatattttgtaacCTCTTCTCTTTTCCATGAGTCAGTCACTAGGATACTAAAACCTACCCCTCTGCCCTCTTTTGACATCCTGTCCGAGGAATGAGACAAAGTCTATggtattctcccagtccctgactgCTCTCCTGACTGTGTGGCCTCTCTGTCGCCCCCTGCTTGTAGATGCTGCAGCCTCAGTTCAAGCCCCACACTATCCAGCAGGTGCTGTTGCGACTGTTCCAGGTGATCCCTGGCCGCTCCCCCTATGGCTCCTGGGACCCCGCCCGCTGCCTGCGCTGTGCCGTGGTGGGGAACTCTGGCAACATGCGCGGGGCCGGTTACGGACCCACCATAGACAGCCACAACTACATCATGAGgtgagggagagcgagggggTTTAGAACATAGGTTAGGTTAATCTGTTTAGTAGTTGAGGGGGTTTAGAACATAGGTTATGTTAATCTGTTTAGTAGTTGAGGGGATTTAGAACATAGGTTAGGTTAATCTGTTTAGTAGCTAGTAAGTTATATTATGTGTTGTGCTATAATGCTACTGTAGGCTATTTACAGtttttgtagagagagagagagatttttatttaactaggcaagtcttgtCTAGATGTCTTGATAtccctctgtttgtgtgtttgtctatcaTTGGAGCTGCTCCCAGTATGGTCTGATTACCTGTGTCTGTCAGGATCAACCTGGCCCC comes from Salvelinus sp. IW2-2015 unplaced genomic scaffold, ASM291031v2 Un_scaffold11248, whole genome shotgun sequence and encodes:
- the LOC112080052 gene encoding CMP-N-acetylneuraminate-beta-galactosamide-alpha-2,3-sialyltransferase 2-like; this encodes MLQPQFKPHTIQQVLLRLFQVIPGRSPYGSWDPARCLRCAVVGNSGNMRGAGYGPTIDSHNYIMRINLAPTLGYEEDAGSHTTHHFMYPESAKNLAANVSFVLVPFKTLDLLWITSALSTGQIRL